A part of Paraliobacillus zengyii genomic DNA contains:
- a CDS encoding L-lactate dehydrogenase, with protein MTIGQSKTRKVVIIGTGFVGASYAYALLNQGIVNELVLIDLNMERAEGEARDLNHGMPFGSPMKIRAGNYAECKNADMVVITAGANQGPGETRLDLATKNAKIMKGIVTNIMDNGFTGIMLVATNPVDVLSHVALEVSGLPKERVIGSGTILDTARFRYLLSEYYQVDSRNVHAYIMGEHGDSELPVWSHVQIGGVPLKKYGNISSIDEDKDMQKIFENVRDAAYHIIERKGATYYGIGLGLARLTKAMLYNENSIVTVSTLFQGEYGIKDVYLGVPAVVNEYGVREMLELDLNDTELKQLHDSADILKDMTKKVMPN; from the coding sequence ATGACAATTGGTCAATCAAAAACAAGAAAAGTCGTTATTATTGGTACAGGATTTGTAGGGGCAAGTTATGCATATGCATTATTAAATCAAGGTATCGTTAATGAACTAGTCCTAATCGATTTAAATATGGAAAGAGCTGAAGGCGAAGCCCGTGATTTAAACCACGGTATGCCGTTCGGTTCACCGATGAAAATTCGTGCAGGAAATTATGCAGAATGTAAAAACGCAGATATGGTTGTTATCACAGCCGGTGCAAACCAAGGACCAGGTGAAACACGCTTGGATCTAGCAACAAAAAATGCAAAGATTATGAAAGGCATTGTGACAAACATCATGGATAATGGATTTACAGGGATTATGTTAGTTGCTACAAATCCAGTAGATGTTTTAAGTCATGTAGCGCTGGAGGTATCTGGTTTACCAAAAGAAAGAGTTATCGGTTCAGGAACTATTTTAGATACTGCTCGTTTTCGCTATTTGTTAAGTGAGTATTATCAAGTGGATTCGAGAAATGTGCATGCCTATATTATGGGAGAACACGGTGATTCGGAATTACCAGTTTGGAGTCATGTGCAAATTGGAGGAGTGCCTCTGAAGAAATATGGTAACATTTCATCTATTGATGAAGATAAAGATATGCAAAAAATCTTTGAAAATGTTAGAGATGCAGCCTATCACATTATAGAAAGAAAAGGTGCTACCTATTATGGTATCGGTTTAGGGTTGGCTCGTTTAACAAAGGCAATGCTCTATAATGAGAATTCGATTGTAACAGTTTCTACATTATTCCAAGGTGAATATGGGATTAAAGATGTTTATCTTGGCGTCCCAGCAGTTGTAAATGAATATGGAGTCAGAGAAATGCTTGAGTTAGACTTAAATGATACAGAGTTAAAACAACTTCATGATTCGGCTGACATCCTAAAGGATATGACGAAAAAAGTTATGCCTAATTAG
- the sspO gene encoding small acid-soluble spore protein O, with amino-acid sequence MGKKNNEKKGVSDEQAIRGTMPTEFDHEFANEPLTSNEKLNNKKTKKRQ; translated from the coding sequence ATGGGCAAAAAGAATAATGAAAAAAAGGGCGTTAGTGATGAGCAGGCGATTAGAGGAACAATGCCTACAGAATTCGATCATGAGTTTGCTAATGAACCACTAACATCGAATGAAAAGCTAAATAATAAAAAAACAAAAAAACGTCAATAA
- a CDS encoding DUF1456 family protein yields MNNNDVLMRLRYALDIKDTNMVEIFDLGGFQTSKEDIQKMLTKQNSDSNNDQSSEFLENEYLQKCEDYMLESFLNGLITYKRGKQDGKQEEPSKHELDDRTVNNILLKKVKIALSLTSEDMLDILEEAGVNISKSELSAVLRKEGHRNYKACGDRYARNFLKGLALRYRS; encoded by the coding sequence ATGAATAATAACGATGTATTAATGAGACTAAGATATGCGCTCGATATAAAAGATACTAACATGGTGGAGATTTTTGATTTAGGTGGTTTCCAAACGTCTAAAGAAGATATCCAAAAAATGTTGACGAAACAAAACAGCGATAGTAATAACGATCAATCCAGTGAATTTCTGGAGAATGAATACCTTCAGAAGTGTGAAGATTATATGTTGGAATCATTTTTAAACGGCCTTATTACCTATAAAAGAGGAAAACAAGATGGCAAACAAGAGGAACCGTCAAAACACGAATTAGATGATAGAACGGTTAACAATATTTTGTTGAAAAAGGTTAAAATTGCACTTTCTCTAACAAGTGAAGATATGCTTGATATATTAGAAGAAGCAGGCGTAAATATATCAAAAAGTGAATTGAGTGCAGTCTTACGAAAAGAAGGACATCGAAATTACAAAGCGTGTGGCGATAGATATGCTAGAAACTTCTTGAAAGGACTTGCATTAAGATATCGCTCATAA
- a CDS encoding 3-hydroxyacyl-CoA dehydrogenase — MNYKNITVAGSGVLGSQIAYQTAFKGFNVFIYDINDEALEQAKKRINKLKVRYQEDLQATEEELNTAYNRISFSSDLSTAVAEADLVIEAIPEVVKIKTEFYNELGALAPKKTIFATNSSTLLPSQFAEATGRPEKFLALHFANEIWTNNTAEIMKHPGTDQAVFDEVIAFAKAIGMVALPLHKEQPGYILNSLLVPLLDAAELLLSNEVADVETIDKTWMIATGAPKGPFAILDVVGITTSYNIVNAKAEATGDPQFKKLAQLLKTSYIDKGKLGTATGEGFYKYPNPSFEKPDFLKN; from the coding sequence ATGAATTATAAAAATATTACAGTAGCTGGTAGTGGGGTTTTAGGAAGTCAAATTGCCTATCAGACTGCTTTCAAAGGATTTAATGTATTTATTTACGACATTAATGATGAGGCTTTAGAACAGGCAAAAAAAAGAATCAATAAATTAAAAGTGCGTTATCAAGAAGATTTACAAGCTACAGAGGAAGAACTCAACACTGCTTATAATCGTATCTCTTTCAGCTCAGATTTATCAACTGCAGTAGCTGAGGCAGATCTTGTAATAGAAGCCATACCTGAAGTAGTTAAAATTAAAACTGAATTTTACAACGAGTTAGGTGCACTGGCTCCTAAAAAAACAATTTTCGCAACTAATTCCTCTACACTATTACCTAGTCAATTTGCGGAAGCAACAGGTAGACCAGAGAAATTTTTAGCTTTACACTTTGCTAATGAAATTTGGACAAACAATACGGCAGAAATCATGAAACATCCTGGAACAGATCAAGCTGTGTTTGATGAAGTGATTGCTTTCGCAAAAGCTATAGGGATGGTTGCTCTACCGTTACATAAAGAGCAACCGGGATACATCTTGAACTCTTTATTAGTTCCCCTACTTGACGCTGCAGAATTATTATTATCGAACGAAGTGGCTGACGTAGAAACAATCGATAAAACATGGATGATAGCAACAGGTGCACCGAAAGGCCCATTTGCAATTTTAGATGTTGTAGGAATCACTACGTCTTATAACATTGTAAATGCTAAAGCCGAAGCAACTGGTGATCCACAGTTTAAAAAGTTGGCTCAGTTATTAAAAACTTCATATATTGATAAAGGAAAACTGGGCACTGCAACTGGAGAAGGCTTTTACAAATATCCTAATCCAAGCTTCGAGAAACCTGATTTTCTAAAAAATTAA
- the clpP gene encoding ATP-dependent Clp endopeptidase proteolytic subunit ClpP — MNLIPTVIEQTNRGERAYDIYSRLLKDRIIMLGSGIDDNVANSIVAQLLFLEAESPGKDISIYINSPGGSITAGMAIYDTMQFIKSDVSTICVGMAASMGAFLLTAGAPGKRYALPNSEVMIHQPLGGTQGQASDIQIHANRIIEMRAKLNQIIADTTGQPIEVIEKDTDRDNFMSAHKAKEYGLIDQVMEKKPTE; from the coding sequence ATGAATTTAATACCAACAGTTATTGAACAAACAAACCGCGGAGAACGTGCATATGACATCTATTCTCGCTTACTTAAAGATCGTATTATTATGTTAGGTAGTGGCATTGATGATAATGTTGCTAACAGCATTGTTGCACAGCTTTTATTCTTAGAAGCTGAGAGTCCTGGTAAAGATATCTCTATCTACATCAACTCACCAGGTGGTTCCATTACAGCTGGAATGGCAATTTATGATACGATGCAATTTATTAAATCAGATGTTTCAACAATCTGTGTTGGTATGGCAGCATCTATGGGTGCATTCTTACTAACTGCTGGAGCGCCTGGTAAACGTTATGCACTGCCAAATAGTGAAGTAATGATTCACCAACCGCTTGGTGGTACACAAGGGCAAGCATCCGACATTCAGATCCATGCTAATCGTATTATTGAAATGCGTGCTAAACTAAATCAAATTATTGCTGATACTACAGGTCAACCAATTGAAGTTATTGAGAAAGATACAGATCGTGATAACTTTATGAGTGCACATAAAGCAAAAGAATATGGTTTAATTGACCAAGTAATGGAAAAGAAACCAACTGAATAA
- a CDS encoding HPr family phosphocarrier protein, which produces MESKTLVVAVEPGLQARPASEFVQKANNFASEIFLEKGSRRVNAKSIMGLLSLAIASGETITLSGEGADSEVAIETLATYLSNATNVVEH; this is translated from the coding sequence ATGGAAAGTAAAACGTTAGTGGTGGCAGTAGAACCTGGGTTACAAGCAAGGCCAGCCTCGGAATTTGTTCAAAAAGCAAATAATTTTGCCTCTGAAATATTTTTGGAAAAAGGTAGTAGACGAGTAAACGCAAAAAGTATTATGGGATTGTTAAGCTTAGCAATAGCTAGTGGTGAAACGATAACATTATCTGGTGAAGGTGCAGATTCAGAAGTTGCTATTGAAACATTAGCAACATATTTAAGTAACGCAACTAACGTAGTAGAGCACTAA
- the whiA gene encoding DNA-binding protein WhiA — protein MSFASEIKKELTQIDNKTCCIESELAALIRMNGAISFSRHEYVLDVQTENAAIARRIYTLIKSLYNYPIKLLVRKKMKLKKNNVYIVRMTEGAQEILSELDILDGPFSLVRNISTKYLKKKCCKRAYLRGAFLAGGSVNNPETSSYHLEISNAYQEHNDSLCELMNSFNLHARILERRNGYISYIKEAEKITEFLNYTGAHNALFKFEDVRIMRDMRNSVNRLVNCETANLNKTIGAAFRQVENIKFIERTAGLESLPDKLQEIAQLRVQNADLSLKELGELVSGGKISKSGINHRLKKIDEFAEHLRSNQQQM, from the coding sequence ATGTCTTTTGCATCTGAAATTAAAAAGGAATTAACACAAATTGATAATAAAACGTGTTGTATAGAATCAGAACTTGCTGCCTTAATAAGAATGAACGGTGCAATTTCTTTCTCTCGACATGAATATGTATTGGATGTACAAACGGAAAACGCTGCAATAGCCCGTCGCATCTATACCCTAATAAAATCTTTATATAACTATCCAATAAAGTTACTTGTACGAAAGAAAATGAAATTAAAGAAAAATAACGTATATATCGTTCGCATGACAGAAGGGGCACAAGAGATATTATCGGAATTAGATATTCTAGATGGTCCATTTTCCCTTGTACGAAATATTTCTACTAAATATCTTAAAAAGAAATGTTGTAAACGTGCTTATTTAAGGGGCGCCTTTTTAGCAGGAGGATCGGTTAATAATCCTGAGACATCTTCTTATCATTTAGAAATATCAAATGCTTATCAAGAGCATAATGATTCTTTATGTGAATTAATGAATTCTTTTAATCTTCACGCCCGTATTTTAGAAAGAAGAAATGGATATATTTCATACATTAAAGAGGCAGAAAAAATTACAGAGTTTTTAAATTACACGGGTGCACATAATGCATTATTTAAATTTGAAGATGTTCGAATTATGCGTGATATGAGAAATTCCGTTAATCGTCTAGTAAATTGTGAAACAGCTAATTTGAATAAAACAATTGGTGCAGCGTTTCGTCAAGTAGAAAATATTAAATTCATAGAACGAACAGCCGGATTAGAATCTTTACCAGACAAACTTCAAGAAATTGCACAATTACGGGTTCAAAACGCAGACTTATCTTTAAAAGAACTAGGGGAATTAGTATCTGGTGGTAAGATTAGTAAATCAGGTATTAACCATCGACTCAAGAAAATTGATGAGTTTGCAGAACACTTGCGTTCGAATCAACAACAAATGTAA
- a CDS encoding gluconeogenesis factor YvcK family protein: protein MMDRKQNVVVIGGGTGMPVLLRGLKEYPIDLSAIVTVADDGGSSGRLRTEMSMPAPGDIRNVIAALSEVEPMLLQLFQHRFVNGNGLSGHSMGNLLLAAMTSVTGDFYDGIKEISRVLNVKGNIYPIANQNMFLHAEMEDGEIIAGESNIPLAGKVIKRVFLKPEIVLPLPEAIVAIKEADLVVIAPGSLYTSTMPNLIVPEIGDALRDARGKVVYVCNVMTQEGETTGYTAADHVKAITQHVGEGCIHSVLVHNKPIDESLQKKYAKENAEPVIYDTDRLIEMGLEIIEADIIDYTKKMLRHDTGKVAKILSNLVG, encoded by the coding sequence ATGATGGATAGGAAGCAAAATGTAGTAGTGATAGGTGGTGGAACAGGAATGCCTGTGCTATTACGTGGATTAAAAGAGTATCCGATTGATTTATCAGCAATTGTAACAGTTGCTGATGATGGAGGAAGTTCTGGAAGATTACGAACGGAAATGTCAATGCCTGCTCCTGGAGATATTCGAAATGTCATTGCTGCTTTATCAGAAGTAGAACCTATGTTATTACAGCTGTTTCAACATCGTTTTGTGAATGGCAATGGATTATCTGGACATTCAATGGGGAATTTATTATTAGCTGCAATGACATCTGTTACAGGAGACTTTTATGATGGAATTAAGGAAATATCCCGCGTCTTGAATGTAAAAGGTAATATATATCCGATCGCTAATCAAAATATGTTTTTGCATGCCGAAATGGAAGACGGTGAAATTATAGCAGGTGAATCAAATATTCCGCTTGCTGGAAAAGTAATTAAACGTGTATTTTTAAAGCCGGAGATCGTATTGCCATTACCAGAAGCGATTGTTGCTATTAAAGAAGCAGATTTAGTAGTGATTGCACCTGGAAGTTTGTATACGAGTACAATGCCGAATTTAATTGTACCGGAAATTGGTGATGCGTTAAGAGATGCTAGAGGTAAAGTAGTATATGTTTGTAATGTTATGACACAAGAAGGAGAAACAACAGGATATACGGCTGCTGATCATGTCAAAGCAATTACACAGCATGTAGGAGAAGGTTGTATTCATTCTGTACTCGTCCATAACAAACCAATTGATGAAAGTTTGCAAAAAAAATATGCAAAAGAGAATGCCGAACCAGTCATCTATGATACGGATCGCCTAATTGAAATGGGTTTAGAAATTATTGAAGCTGATATCATTGATTATACTAAAAAAATGTTACGTCATGATACTGGAAAAGTGGCGAAAATTTTAAGTAACTTAGTAGGATAA
- the rapZ gene encoding RNase adapter RapZ, producing the protein MAKEQETKLVIITGMSGAGKTVAVQSFEDLGYYCVDNLPPALLPKFLELMKDASNNIHKVALVMDLRGREFFDTLFEALDNLGKADWLEEHILFLDAQEKMLVSRYKETRRSHPLAPDGLPLDGIKQERMMLDELRGRAQYFIDTTNLKPKELRDKIVSKYGEDEQKIFAVHAVSFGFKYGLPIDADLVFDVRFLPNPHYVENMRPLTGLNKEVASYVFKWSDTQKFIEKIVDLLTFMLPQYKKEGKSQLVIAIGCTGGQHRSVALAEFLKSHFASQYVTHVSHRDIDKRKGH; encoded by the coding sequence ATGGCCAAAGAGCAAGAAACAAAGTTAGTCATTATTACAGGCATGTCTGGAGCTGGTAAAACAGTTGCTGTCCAAAGCTTTGAAGACTTAGGCTACTATTGTGTGGATAATTTACCCCCAGCATTACTTCCTAAATTTTTAGAATTAATGAAGGATGCGAGTAACAACATTCATAAAGTTGCATTAGTAATGGATCTAAGAGGGCGAGAGTTTTTTGATACATTATTTGAAGCGTTGGATAATTTGGGTAAAGCAGATTGGCTAGAAGAGCATATTTTATTTTTAGATGCACAAGAAAAGATGCTCGTATCTAGATATAAAGAAACAAGACGATCTCATCCACTTGCACCTGATGGATTACCACTGGATGGTATTAAACAGGAACGTATGATGCTGGATGAATTAAGGGGAAGAGCGCAATACTTCATTGACACGACAAACTTAAAGCCAAAAGAGTTGCGCGATAAAATTGTTAGTAAATATGGTGAAGACGAGCAAAAGATATTTGCTGTTCATGCGGTCTCTTTTGGATTTAAATATGGGCTTCCAATTGATGCCGATTTAGTATTCGACGTACGTTTTTTACCTAATCCACATTACGTAGAAAATATGCGACCTTTAACTGGATTGAATAAAGAAGTAGCTTCCTATGTATTTAAATGGTCCGATACACAGAAATTTATAGAAAAAATAGTTGATTTACTTACATTCATGTTGCCTCAATATAAGAAAGAAGGGAAGAGTCAGCTTGTAATTGCAATTGGCTGTACTGGTGGTCAACATCGCTCTGTTGCACTTGCTGAGTTTTTAAAAAGTCATTTTGCATCACAATATGTGACACATGTGAGTCATCGAGATATTGACAAGAGAAAGGGACATTAA
- a CDS encoding 8-oxo-dGTP diphosphatase: protein MQRITNCILRHNDHILLLKKPSHGWYAMPGGKMELKESIKDSVVREYREETGLILQTPQLRGVFSMIKSNEGAVISEWMMFTFICDHYEGHLVDFCDEGELEWVPINKVLEKPMAPSDKYIHQQLLNHSQLVYGSFEYTKDYKVLKYNLD from the coding sequence TTGCAACGGATAACAAACTGTATATTAAGGCATAATGATCATATTTTATTATTAAAAAAACCGAGCCATGGCTGGTATGCAATGCCTGGCGGTAAGATGGAACTAAAAGAATCAATAAAAGATTCAGTTGTAAGAGAATATCGTGAAGAAACAGGTCTAATATTACAAACTCCTCAGCTGCGAGGTGTTTTCTCAATGATTAAAAGCAATGAGGGAGCGGTCATAAGTGAATGGATGATGTTTACGTTTATTTGTGATCATTATGAAGGACACTTGGTTGACTTTTGTGATGAAGGAGAATTAGAATGGGTGCCAATTAATAAAGTATTAGAAAAGCCGATGGCACCAAGTGATAAATATATACATCAGCAGTTATTAAATCATTCTCAGCTTGTATATGGAAGTTTTGAGTATACAAAAGACTACAAAGTGTTGAAGTATAACTTAGACTAA
- the trxB gene encoding thioredoxin-disulfide reductase produces MSEERIYDVIIAGAGPAGMTAALYTSRANLDTLMLERGIPGGQMANTEDVENYPGYDSILGPDLSNKMFEHSKNFGATYAYGDIKEIIDGKEYKTIIAGKKEYKARAIILSTGAQFKKLGVPGEEELGGRGVSYCAVCDGAFFKEKDLIVVGGGDSAVEEGIYLTRFARKVTIVHRRDTLRAQKIIQDRAFNNNKIDFIWDTIVKNINGKDGKVSSLTLLDKKTGSEYEHDAHGTFIYIGMNPLNEPFKELGIINEEGYVTTNEKMETAIPGIYAAGDIRDKELRQIVTATGDGSIAAQAAQAYVEDLMESLETIK; encoded by the coding sequence ATGTCTGAAGAACGTATTTACGATGTTATCATTGCTGGTGCTGGACCTGCTGGTATGACAGCTGCTTTATATACATCCCGAGCTAATTTGGATACCTTAATGTTAGAGCGTGGTATTCCAGGTGGACAAATGGCTAACACAGAGGACGTTGAGAATTACCCTGGTTATGATAGTATTCTAGGACCAGACTTATCTAATAAAATGTTTGAGCACTCAAAAAATTTCGGTGCTACTTATGCATATGGAGATATTAAAGAAATAATAGATGGTAAAGAATATAAAACAATTATTGCTGGTAAGAAAGAATACAAAGCTCGTGCTATTATTCTTTCAACTGGTGCACAATTTAAAAAATTAGGTGTTCCAGGAGAAGAAGAATTAGGAGGACGTGGTGTTTCTTATTGTGCAGTTTGTGATGGGGCATTCTTTAAAGAAAAAGATTTAATCGTCGTTGGTGGCGGAGATTCGGCCGTAGAAGAAGGTATCTATTTAACACGCTTTGCTCGTAAAGTTACGATTGTACATCGTCGTGACACGTTGCGTGCTCAAAAAATCATTCAGGATCGCGCATTTAATAACAATAAAATTGATTTTATTTGGGATACTATTGTTAAAAACATTAATGGAAAAGACGGTAAAGTTAGTAGTCTAACCCTATTGGATAAAAAGACAGGATCAGAATACGAGCATGACGCCCATGGAACATTTATCTATATAGGTATGAATCCATTAAATGAACCATTTAAAGAACTTGGAATTATAAATGAAGAAGGTTACGTAACAACAAATGAAAAAATGGAAACAGCTATCCCTGGTATTTATGCGGCTGGAGATATTCGTGATAAAGAACTACGTCAGATTGTTACAGCAACAGGCGATGGAAGTATTGCAGCACAAGCAGCACAAGCATATGTGGAAGATTTAATGGAATCATTAGAGACCATTAAATAG
- a CDS encoding tetratricopeptide repeat protein, whose amino-acid sequence MTITEDTDTQYKTKDNVIPFIPEGDFYFSKGVDAFYKRKFDIALKWLKKATEADPEEAIYPCQISIIYTEIGSYHTANQILTGIIKEHGDDYLECYYLIANNYAHLGLLKDAKKYADLYLEKDPAGEFKEETEQLLTVLDIGADEDDDWLEEEDELLVYQETAFYHLERQEWELAMPLLKEMMALFPDHQTAKHEYCYALFYSGDQEEAIRIEEKWLEKDPQSIFVRTNLILFYYERQEVEKVDRLQGTLMNVYPIHEEQKLRIATTLAQIKYYQYAYQRFIRLAKSKVKGHMRYYKYFSITAYQVGDRIQSERIWNEGCKQHPLLKSEPLPWEIEQ is encoded by the coding sequence ATGACAATAACAGAAGATACAGATACGCAATATAAAACAAAAGATAATGTCATCCCATTTATTCCTGAAGGTGATTTTTATTTCTCAAAAGGTGTAGACGCCTTTTATAAACGAAAATTTGACATTGCATTAAAATGGCTCAAAAAAGCGACAGAGGCAGATCCAGAAGAAGCAATATACCCTTGTCAAATATCAATTATATATACTGAAATTGGCTCTTATCATACGGCTAATCAAATATTAACAGGCATCATTAAGGAACATGGAGATGACTATCTCGAATGTTATTATCTAATTGCTAATAATTATGCGCATTTAGGTTTATTAAAAGATGCAAAAAAATATGCGGATTTATATTTAGAAAAAGACCCAGCTGGTGAATTTAAAGAAGAAACAGAGCAATTATTAACTGTTTTAGATATTGGTGCTGACGAAGATGATGATTGGTTGGAAGAAGAAGATGAACTATTGGTTTATCAAGAAACTGCATTTTATCATTTGGAAAGACAAGAATGGGAACTTGCAATGCCACTATTAAAAGAAATGATGGCACTGTTTCCAGACCATCAAACTGCTAAACATGAATACTGTTATGCACTCTTTTATTCGGGAGATCAGGAAGAAGCAATACGGATAGAGGAAAAGTGGTTAGAAAAAGATCCACAGTCTATTTTTGTACGAACTAATTTAATCTTATTTTATTATGAACGACAAGAAGTTGAAAAAGTTGACCGATTACAAGGTACCCTTATGAATGTTTATCCGATTCATGAAGAACAAAAATTACGAATAGCTACTACTCTTGCACAAATAAAGTATTATCAATATGCATACCAACGATTTATTCGCTTAGCAAAATCAAAAGTAAAAGGACATATGAGGTATTACAAATACTTCAGTATTACAGCATATCAAGTTGGAGATAGAATTCAATCTGAGCGCATTTGGAATGAGGGATGTAAGCAACATCCTCTTCTAAAATCAGAACCACTTCCATGGGAAATAGAACAATAG
- a CDS encoding glycerol-3-phosphate dehydrogenase/oxidase, giving the protein MFSNIYRQEMCEALASESYDVFVIGGGITGAGIALDATSRGMRTALVDMQDFAEGTSSRSTKLIHGGLRYVEHSEAKVVTEVGKERTIVYENGPHLTKPETMLLPLYQKSKLTPIKARLALQLYDFLAGVKKQERHQMLSKKQTLEKEPLLQRAHLRGAGYYVEYKTDDARLTIEVVKKAVELGTKAMNYIKVSNLLYDETGKANGVELEDQITGETYQVFAKKIVNATGPWVDTIREMDNSKQEKSLHLTKGVHLVFDQKDFPLQQAIYFDHKDGKMIFAIPRDEKTYVGTTDTVYKGDIFNPTVDEADRTYLLEAIHHIFPTLQVDEMKIESSWAGLRPLIAKDGKDPSSISRKDEIFVSPSGLISIAGGKLIAYRKMAENVVDEIVKQFKQEIGILYSKSDTKRIPISGGDVNGSKGFTLFKQEQLIEIKDIEIDKKTKIKYIDRYGSNVVKIWEYYRNFKAEALRYGVDPIVFSELVYSLQEECIYKPQDFFIRRTGALLFDITTVKRNARGVLDYLQSELYWNSEERAYYHRELMQGIKEMTNHTNK; this is encoded by the coding sequence ATGTTTTCGAATATATATCGTCAAGAAATGTGTGAAGCATTAGCAAGTGAATCATATGATGTATTTGTTATTGGTGGAGGGATCACTGGAGCAGGTATTGCTTTAGACGCTACGTCGAGAGGCATGAGAACAGCTCTAGTCGATATGCAAGATTTCGCTGAAGGGACATCAAGTCGATCGACAAAACTAATTCACGGTGGTCTCCGGTATGTGGAACATAGTGAAGCAAAAGTAGTCACTGAAGTTGGGAAAGAAAGAACAATTGTCTACGAGAACGGTCCCCATCTTACAAAACCAGAAACAATGTTATTACCACTCTACCAAAAAAGTAAACTTACACCAATAAAAGCAAGATTAGCACTACAATTATATGATTTCTTAGCTGGAGTAAAAAAACAAGAGCGTCATCAAATGCTTTCCAAAAAACAAACACTAGAAAAAGAGCCACTATTACAACGTGCACATTTAAGAGGTGCTGGCTATTATGTTGAGTATAAAACAGATGATGCTCGTTTAACAATTGAGGTAGTCAAAAAGGCAGTCGAGTTAGGCACAAAAGCAATGAACTATATCAAAGTGTCTAACTTGCTTTATGATGAAACAGGTAAAGCAAACGGAGTAGAATTAGAAGATCAAATTACAGGAGAAACGTACCAAGTATTCGCAAAAAAAATTGTGAATGCAACGGGTCCATGGGTTGATACAATTAGAGAAATGGATAATTCCAAACAAGAAAAATCGTTGCATTTAACAAAGGGTGTTCACCTCGTATTTGATCAAAAAGATTTCCCATTACAACAAGCAATTTACTTTGATCATAAAGATGGCAAAATGATATTCGCTATACCACGTGACGAAAAAACATATGTTGGAACAACCGATACTGTTTATAAGGGAGATATTTTTAACCCGACTGTAGATGAGGCTGATCGTACGTATTTATTGGAAGCAATTCATCACATCTTTCCCACATTACAAGTAGATGAAATGAAAATAGAATCTAGTTGGGCTGGTTTACGACCGCTAATTGCTAAAGATGGCAAAGATCCTAGTTCAATATCACGAAAAGATGAAATATTTGTTTCGCCATCAGGACTTATATCCATTGCTGGTGGTAAATTAATAGCTTATCGTAAGATGGCTGAAAATGTAGTAGATGAAATTGTAAAGCAATTCAAACAAGAAATTGGCATCTTATACTCCAAATCTGATACAAAACGGATTCCAATCTCTGGTGGAGATGTTAATGGTTCAAAAGGTTTTACACTTTTTAAACAAGAACAATTGATAGAGATAAAAGATATAGAAATAGATAAAAAAACAAAGATAAAGTATATCGATCGTTATGGTTCAAATGTAGTGAAAATTTGGGAGTATTATCGTAATTTTAAAGCAGAAGCTCTTAGGTATGGTGTTGATCCTATCGTTTTCTCTGAACTTGTTTATAGTCTTCAAGAAGAATGCATATACAAACCACAAGACTTTTTCATTCGACGAACGGGTGCCTTGCTGTTTGATATAACTACTGTTAAACGAAATGCACGCGGTGTGTTGGATTATTTACAAAGTGAACTTTACTGGAATTCAGAAGAAAGAGCCTACTATCACCGCGAGCTAATGCAAGGAATTAAAGAAATGACCAATCATACGAACAAATAA